One region of Drosophila subobscura isolate 14011-0131.10 chromosome J, UCBerk_Dsub_1.0, whole genome shotgun sequence genomic DNA includes:
- the LOC117895291 gene encoding probable helicase senataxin isoform X1, which yields MEIELLANPITEEADVSAPEKTPSPKKANVEPVMACKDTKKSRISCRRSTIAVSFEDLAETSLEKPKESPQTKNKAEPAVSKHHSKAKASSMEIEAPSVEKAKADRPAADGKKSRISRRRSCVTVSREEFLGTLKEKPTDVPLVDKAKRRSTVAVSHEEFSEACSMEPKEAPTVGKAKRKVEPAASNKNQAKAKEKESTSKRKEAPKTQPSAASIKKSRISQRRSTVAVSREQFADACEEEEKEAPSVDKNKDKVETKTKAISNKNQAKSKASSVEKDSFSKPKEAPKAEPEVAKKKSRISQRRSTVAVSREQFDDACEAEDKAKDKVEPAVVPSSKENEPPAKPKEKSPPKKESNARLRSRAISCYYEKPQDEADLATSIVSAMDMKQVRGPEVIEAPSLPKNRGKLRGVSAVPKAKILDHQRFLDYQAEMNAKWKEKPKAKKPVDVETKEKRREALKKLTEKKPAEGEQAPGSSKRKATTTVPKVANSNRGAFLTEGINGLPPSKVAKLDAPEPPLKNRRATIDSETFSQQIKAPDSLPLPRRNWRPPERNRVTFARMEKDMEEKLRLQKMSKRVRFNDKPVIHLVEKYIGQRPMHGVNGRKDTELLFFSTYAERRERWSSLQVNDKTSHFETILKWANQWLKLRSVDAVADSDVLKPIAAEFENVKQYKENFVPLMKLELLTTIERDYKLGRPSYEVCLQQPVEVTKSFYCLTTRVFINPPAKFMLYTLSSGDKLPETFATLREQRTKNAGQQLIFEILKDGISLETFNGIKLLTARPVVDSLRVDLGALRAVDQLARSPLHRRIIKPTEMLKNASIPSYGTPFVFKGFAKLNPHQELVCASTYQRVIDDSKPSITLIQGPPGTGKSMIIANISFQCLYGKAAIKKDRKILICAHSNTAVDSIVSRLHQVRENFSEKDRFEMLRYGLHEKMSSLSRHYSLEHKYQCVRNHRRDLISAGNRAILKQCYIELKAEVNKLRNTHLNGTWLFDQYQDKVRKLQIYEEKLNPRLTLREEFDIAATHIKAANIVCTTLSSCVKLSSYINYFDVCLIDEATQCTEPWTLLPMRFGIPHLVLVGDTQQLPAVVLSQRAVEFGLARSMFDRIQRSLERQQADDPFGHLSVHTKLFKLTTQYRMHPEICKWPNRYFYDAQLVNEVGLEGKLATPLIPYAIINLGYTRDTSDPKTRSISNEEEARFVAKLLAEMEKHLPSRRYGYGLISPYSSQCYALSQVLPSHMRLPPPLTVDAYQGTESDVVVISNARTQGSGFLSNYQRLNVAVTRPKRCLIICGNFRDLLNVPMWRDLLDDAGKRGVYFDLKREDVANLKESLMSKLLVKPPENEE from the exons ATGGAGATTGAGCTGCTGGCTAACCCAATAACGGAGGAAGCGGACGTTTCTGCCCCAGAAAAAACTCCTTCACCAAAGAAGGCCAATGTGGAGCCTGTTATGGCCTGCAAAGATACCAAGAAGTCCAGAATCTCATGTCGACGATCAACCATTGCAGTCTCCTTTGAAGACTTGGCTGAAACTTCTCTGGAGAAACCCAAAGAATCTCctcaaaccaaaaataaagcagagcCTGCCGTTTCCAAGCACCACTCAAAGGCGAAGGCTTCTTCTATGGAGATAGAAGCTCCTTCTGTGGAGAAAGCCAAAGCGGATAGACCAGCAGCTGACGGCAAGAAATCCAGAATTTCCCGTCGACGCTCATGCGTAACAGTGTCCCGCGAAGAGTTTCTTGGCACTTTAAAGGAGAAACCAACGGATGTACCTTTAGTGGACAAAGCC AAGCGACGATCCACCGTCGCCGTCTCTCATGAAGAGTTTTCTGAAGCTTGTAGCATGGAGCCAAAGGAAGCTCCTACCGTTGGCAAAGCCAAACGCAAAGTGGAGCCAGCAGCTTccaacaaaaatcaagcaaaagcGAAGGAGAAAGAGTCTACTTCCAAGCGAAAGGAAGCGCCAAAAACACAGCCATCTGCAGCTTCCATTAAGAAGTCCCGAATCTCCCAGCGACGTTCAACCGTAGCCGTCTCCCGCGAACAGTTTGCTGACGCTtgtgaggaggaggaaaaggaaGCTCCTTCCGtagacaaaaacaaagacaaagtagagacaaagacaaaggcaaTTTCCAACAAAAATCAAGCGAAATCGAAGGCTTCTTCTGTTGAGAAAGATTCTTTTTCTAAGCCAAAAGAGGCGCCAAAAGCGGAGCCTGAAGTGGCGAAGAAGAAATCTAGAATCTCTCAGCGACGATCAACCGTAGCCGTCTCTCGCGAACAGTTTGATGACGCTTGTGAGGCGGAGGACAAGGCCAAAGACAAAGTGGAGCCAGCAGTTGTCCCGAGCTCAAAAGAGAATGAACCGCCAGCCAAGCCAAAGGAGAAATCTCCTCCGAAAAAAGAGTCCAATGCACGACTTCGCAGCCGAGCCATTTCGTGCTACTACGAGAAACCCCAAGACGAAGCAGACCTGGCCACAAGCATTGTCAGCGCGATGGACATGAAGCAGGTTAGGGGACCCGAAGTGATTGAGGCTCCTTCGTTGCCCAAGAATCGGGGCAAGCTGCGCGGCGTTTCGGCAGTGCCCAAGGCCAAGATTTTGGACCACCAGCGATTCCTGGACTATCAGGCcgaaatgaatgccaaatggAAGGAGAAGCCCAAAGCGAAGAAGCCAGTTGATGTCGAAACAAAGGAGAAGCGTCGCGAGGCGCTCAAAAAACTAACAGAGAAGAAGCCAGCCGAAGGGGAGCAggcgccaggcagcagcaagagaaagGCCACAACCACTGTGCCAAAAGTAGCCAATTCGAATCGTGGGGCGTTCCTCACCGAGGGCATCAATGGACTGCCGCCCTCAAAGGTGGCCAAGCTGGACGCACCCGAACCACCACTGAAGAACCGACGTGCCACCATTGACTCTGAGACCTTCTCACAGCAGATTAAGGCACCTGattcgctgcctctgccccggCGAAACTGGCGTCCGCCAGAGCGCAATCGAGTCACCTTCGCCAGAATGGAGAAGGATATGGAGGAGAAGTTGAGGCTCCAGAAGATGTCGAAACGCGTGCGATTCAACGACAAACCTGTGATCCATCTCGTTGAGAAATACATTGGCCAACGCCCCATGCACGGCGTAAACGGAAGAAAGGACACCGAGCTGCTGTTCTTCAGCACATACGCGGAGAGGCGTGAACGCTGGTCGAGCCTTCAGGTGAACGACAAAACGTCCCACTTCGAGACCATTCTGAAGTGGGCAAATCAATGGCTGAAGCTGCGCAGTGTGGATGCCGTGGCAGATTCGGATGTCCTCAAGCCCATTGCAGCTGAATTTGAGAATGTCAAACAGTACAAGGA AAACTTTGTGCCTTTGAtgaagctggagctgttgACCACAATCGAAAGGGACTACAAGTTGGGCAGGCCATCATATGAGGTGTGCCTGCAGCAACCTGTTGAGGTAACAAAGTCCTTCTACTGCCTGACTACGCGGG tcTTTATTAACCCGCCAGCAAAGTTTATGCTCTACACGCTATCAAGTGGCGACAAGCTGCCGGAAACGTTTGCCACTCTGCGGgagcaaagaacaaaaaatg CAGGCCAACAGTTGATTTTTGAAATCCTCAAGGATGGCATTTCGCTGGAGACATTCAACGGCATAAAACTCTTGACTGCACGCCCGGTGGTGGACAGCTTGAGAGTGGATTTGGGCGCACTACGAGCTGTCGATCAGCTGGCACGCTCGCCACTTCATCGCAGGATAATCAAGCCCACCGAAATGCTGAAGAATGCCAGCATTCCCAGCTATGGCACACCGTTTGTGTTCAAGGGTTTCGCCAAGCTCAACCCTCACCAGGAGTTGGTCTGCGCCAGCACGTACCAGCGTGTCATAGACGATTCCAAGCCGAGCATTACGCTGATCCAGGGTCCCCCAGGCACTGGCAAATCCATGATTATTGCGAACATCAGCTTCCAGTGTTTGTATGGGAAGGCGGCCATTAAAAAGGATCGCAAGATACTCATCTGTGCCCACTCCAACACGGCCGTTGATTCGATTGTGTCGCGTCTGCATCAGGTGCGTGAGAACTTCAGTGAGAAGGATCGCTTTGAGATGCTTCGCTATGGGTTGCACGAGAAGATGAGTTCGCTGTCGCGGCACTACTCGCTGGAGCACAAGTACCAGTGTGTCAGGAACCACAGAAGGGATCTCATTAGTGCCGGTAACCGCGCGATTCTCAAGCAGTGCTACATCGAGCTGAAGGCGGAAGTCAACAAATTGCGGAATACACATCTAAATGGCACCTGGCTGTTCGACCAGTACCAGGACAAGGTGAGGAAGCTGCAGATCTACGAGGAGAAGCTCAATCCACGCCTGACACTGCGCGAGGAGTTCGACATTGCCGCAACGCATATTAAGGCAGCCAACATTGTGTGCACCACACTCTCCTCGTGCGTGAAGCTGTCCAGCTACATAAACTACTTTGATGTCTGCCTAATTGACGAGGCCACACAGTGCACCGAGCCATGGACGCTGCTGCCGATGCGTTTTGGCATTCCGCACCTGGTATTGGTGGGCGATACGCAGCAGTTGCCGGCCGTTGTGCTCTCCCAGAGAGCTGTCGAGTTCGGTTTGGCCAGATCAATGTTCGATCGCATTCAGCGGAGTCTggagaggcagcaggcggacGATCCGTTTGGCCATCTGTCCGTGCACACAAAACTCTTCAAGCTGACGACGCAGTACCGCATGCATCCGGAGATTTGCAAGTGGCCGAATCGCTACTTCTACGACGCTCAGCTGGTCAATGAAGTGGGCCTTGAGGGCAAGCTGGCAACACCGCTGATTCCTTATGCCATCATCAACCTGGGCTACACCAGGGACACCAGTGATCCGAAAACTCGTAGCATTagcaacgaggaggaggctcGCTTTgtggccaagctgctggcGGAGATGGAAAAGCATTTGCCGAGCAGACGCTACGGCTACGGGCTGATCTCGCCGTACAGCAGCCAATGCTATGCGCTGAGCCAAGTGCTGCCCAGTCACATgaggctgccaccgccactcaCTGTGGATGCCTATCAGGGCACGGAGAGCGATGTGGTTGTCATTTCGAATGCGCGCACACAAGGCAGCGGCTTCCTCTCCAACTACCAGCGACTCAATGTGGCCGTAACCAGGCCCAAGCGTTGCCTAATCATCTGTGGAAATTTTAGAGATCTTCTG AATGTGCCCATGTGGCGTGACCTGCTGGACGATGCCGGCAAGCGAGGAGTTTACTTTGACTTGAAGCGTGAGGATGTTGCCAATCTGAAAGAATCTTTGATGAGCAAACTGCTGGTGAAACCGCCAGAGAACGAGGAATAG
- the LOC117895291 gene encoding probable helicase senataxin isoform X3, with translation MEIELLANPITEEADVSAPEKTPSPKKANVEPVMACKDTKKSRISCRRSTIAVSFEDLAETSLEKPKESPQTKNKAEPAVSKHHSKAKASSMEIEAPSVEKAKADRPAADGKKSRISRRRSCVTVSREEFLGTLKEKPTDVPLVDKAKDKVEPAASNKNQAKAKEKESTSKRKEAPKTQPSAASIKKSRISQRRSTVAVSREQFADACEEEEKEAPSVDKNKDKVETKTKAISNKNQAKSKASSVEKDSFSKPKEAPKAEPEVAKKKSRISQRRSTVAVSREQFDDACEAEDKAKDKVEPAVVPSSKENEPPAKPKEKSPPKKESNARLRSRAISCYYEKPQDEADLATSIVSAMDMKQVRGPEVIEAPSLPKNRGKLRGVSAVPKAKILDHQRFLDYQAEMNAKWKEKPKAKKPVDVETKEKRREALKKLTEKKPAEGEQAPGSSKRKATTTVPKVANSNRGAFLTEGINGLPPSKVAKLDAPEPPLKNRRATIDSETFSQQIKAPDSLPLPRRNWRPPERNRVTFARMEKDMEEKLRLQKMSKRVRFNDKPVIHLVEKYIGQRPMHGVNGRKDTELLFFSTYAERRERWSSLQVNDKTSHFETILKWANQWLKLRSVDAVADSDVLKPIAAEFENVKQYKENFVPLMKLELLTTIERDYKLGRPSYEVCLQQPVEVTKSFYCLTTRVFINPPAKFMLYTLSSGDKLPETFATLREQRTKNAGQQLIFEILKDGISLETFNGIKLLTARPVVDSLRVDLGALRAVDQLARSPLHRRIIKPTEMLKNASIPSYGTPFVFKGFAKLNPHQELVCASTYQRVIDDSKPSITLIQGPPGTGKSMIIANISFQCLYGKAAIKKDRKILICAHSNTAVDSIVSRLHQVRENFSEKDRFEMLRYGLHEKMSSLSRHYSLEHKYQCVRNHRRDLISAGNRAILKQCYIELKAEVNKLRNTHLNGTWLFDQYQDKVRKLQIYEEKLNPRLTLREEFDIAATHIKAANIVCTTLSSCVKLSSYINYFDVCLIDEATQCTEPWTLLPMRFGIPHLVLVGDTQQLPAVVLSQRAVEFGLARSMFDRIQRSLERQQADDPFGHLSVHTKLFKLTTQYRMHPEICKWPNRYFYDAQLVNEVGLEGKLATPLIPYAIINLGYTRDTSDPKTRSISNEEEARFVAKLLAEMEKHLPSRRYGYGLISPYSSQCYALSQVLPSHMRLPPPLTVDAYQGTESDVVVISNARTQGSGFLSNYQRLNVAVTRPKRCLIICGNFRDLLNVPMWRDLLDDAGKRGVYFDLKREDVANLKESLMSKLLVKPPENEE, from the exons ATGGAGATTGAGCTGCTGGCTAACCCAATAACGGAGGAAGCGGACGTTTCTGCCCCAGAAAAAACTCCTTCACCAAAGAAGGCCAATGTGGAGCCTGTTATGGCCTGCAAAGATACCAAGAAGTCCAGAATCTCATGTCGACGATCAACCATTGCAGTCTCCTTTGAAGACTTGGCTGAAACTTCTCTGGAGAAACCCAAAGAATCTCctcaaaccaaaaataaagcagagcCTGCCGTTTCCAAGCACCACTCAAAGGCGAAGGCTTCTTCTATGGAGATAGAAGCTCCTTCTGTGGAGAAAGCCAAAGCGGATAGACCAGCAGCTGACGGCAAGAAATCCAGAATTTCCCGTCGACGCTCATGCGTAACAGTGTCCCGCGAAGAGTTTCTTGGCACTTTAAAGGAGAAACCAACGGATGTACCTTTAGTGGACAAAGCCAAAGATAAAGTGGAGCCTGCAGCTTCCAACAAAA atcaagcaaaagcGAAGGAGAAAGAGTCTACTTCCAAGCGAAAGGAAGCGCCAAAAACACAGCCATCTGCAGCTTCCATTAAGAAGTCCCGAATCTCCCAGCGACGTTCAACCGTAGCCGTCTCCCGCGAACAGTTTGCTGACGCTtgtgaggaggaggaaaaggaaGCTCCTTCCGtagacaaaaacaaagacaaagtagagacaaagacaaaggcaaTTTCCAACAAAAATCAAGCGAAATCGAAGGCTTCTTCTGTTGAGAAAGATTCTTTTTCTAAGCCAAAAGAGGCGCCAAAAGCGGAGCCTGAAGTGGCGAAGAAGAAATCTAGAATCTCTCAGCGACGATCAACCGTAGCCGTCTCTCGCGAACAGTTTGATGACGCTTGTGAGGCGGAGGACAAGGCCAAAGACAAAGTGGAGCCAGCAGTTGTCCCGAGCTCAAAAGAGAATGAACCGCCAGCCAAGCCAAAGGAGAAATCTCCTCCGAAAAAAGAGTCCAATGCACGACTTCGCAGCCGAGCCATTTCGTGCTACTACGAGAAACCCCAAGACGAAGCAGACCTGGCCACAAGCATTGTCAGCGCGATGGACATGAAGCAGGTTAGGGGACCCGAAGTGATTGAGGCTCCTTCGTTGCCCAAGAATCGGGGCAAGCTGCGCGGCGTTTCGGCAGTGCCCAAGGCCAAGATTTTGGACCACCAGCGATTCCTGGACTATCAGGCcgaaatgaatgccaaatggAAGGAGAAGCCCAAAGCGAAGAAGCCAGTTGATGTCGAAACAAAGGAGAAGCGTCGCGAGGCGCTCAAAAAACTAACAGAGAAGAAGCCAGCCGAAGGGGAGCAggcgccaggcagcagcaagagaaagGCCACAACCACTGTGCCAAAAGTAGCCAATTCGAATCGTGGGGCGTTCCTCACCGAGGGCATCAATGGACTGCCGCCCTCAAAGGTGGCCAAGCTGGACGCACCCGAACCACCACTGAAGAACCGACGTGCCACCATTGACTCTGAGACCTTCTCACAGCAGATTAAGGCACCTGattcgctgcctctgccccggCGAAACTGGCGTCCGCCAGAGCGCAATCGAGTCACCTTCGCCAGAATGGAGAAGGATATGGAGGAGAAGTTGAGGCTCCAGAAGATGTCGAAACGCGTGCGATTCAACGACAAACCTGTGATCCATCTCGTTGAGAAATACATTGGCCAACGCCCCATGCACGGCGTAAACGGAAGAAAGGACACCGAGCTGCTGTTCTTCAGCACATACGCGGAGAGGCGTGAACGCTGGTCGAGCCTTCAGGTGAACGACAAAACGTCCCACTTCGAGACCATTCTGAAGTGGGCAAATCAATGGCTGAAGCTGCGCAGTGTGGATGCCGTGGCAGATTCGGATGTCCTCAAGCCCATTGCAGCTGAATTTGAGAATGTCAAACAGTACAAGGA AAACTTTGTGCCTTTGAtgaagctggagctgttgACCACAATCGAAAGGGACTACAAGTTGGGCAGGCCATCATATGAGGTGTGCCTGCAGCAACCTGTTGAGGTAACAAAGTCCTTCTACTGCCTGACTACGCGGG tcTTTATTAACCCGCCAGCAAAGTTTATGCTCTACACGCTATCAAGTGGCGACAAGCTGCCGGAAACGTTTGCCACTCTGCGGgagcaaagaacaaaaaatg CAGGCCAACAGTTGATTTTTGAAATCCTCAAGGATGGCATTTCGCTGGAGACATTCAACGGCATAAAACTCTTGACTGCACGCCCGGTGGTGGACAGCTTGAGAGTGGATTTGGGCGCACTACGAGCTGTCGATCAGCTGGCACGCTCGCCACTTCATCGCAGGATAATCAAGCCCACCGAAATGCTGAAGAATGCCAGCATTCCCAGCTATGGCACACCGTTTGTGTTCAAGGGTTTCGCCAAGCTCAACCCTCACCAGGAGTTGGTCTGCGCCAGCACGTACCAGCGTGTCATAGACGATTCCAAGCCGAGCATTACGCTGATCCAGGGTCCCCCAGGCACTGGCAAATCCATGATTATTGCGAACATCAGCTTCCAGTGTTTGTATGGGAAGGCGGCCATTAAAAAGGATCGCAAGATACTCATCTGTGCCCACTCCAACACGGCCGTTGATTCGATTGTGTCGCGTCTGCATCAGGTGCGTGAGAACTTCAGTGAGAAGGATCGCTTTGAGATGCTTCGCTATGGGTTGCACGAGAAGATGAGTTCGCTGTCGCGGCACTACTCGCTGGAGCACAAGTACCAGTGTGTCAGGAACCACAGAAGGGATCTCATTAGTGCCGGTAACCGCGCGATTCTCAAGCAGTGCTACATCGAGCTGAAGGCGGAAGTCAACAAATTGCGGAATACACATCTAAATGGCACCTGGCTGTTCGACCAGTACCAGGACAAGGTGAGGAAGCTGCAGATCTACGAGGAGAAGCTCAATCCACGCCTGACACTGCGCGAGGAGTTCGACATTGCCGCAACGCATATTAAGGCAGCCAACATTGTGTGCACCACACTCTCCTCGTGCGTGAAGCTGTCCAGCTACATAAACTACTTTGATGTCTGCCTAATTGACGAGGCCACACAGTGCACCGAGCCATGGACGCTGCTGCCGATGCGTTTTGGCATTCCGCACCTGGTATTGGTGGGCGATACGCAGCAGTTGCCGGCCGTTGTGCTCTCCCAGAGAGCTGTCGAGTTCGGTTTGGCCAGATCAATGTTCGATCGCATTCAGCGGAGTCTggagaggcagcaggcggacGATCCGTTTGGCCATCTGTCCGTGCACACAAAACTCTTCAAGCTGACGACGCAGTACCGCATGCATCCGGAGATTTGCAAGTGGCCGAATCGCTACTTCTACGACGCTCAGCTGGTCAATGAAGTGGGCCTTGAGGGCAAGCTGGCAACACCGCTGATTCCTTATGCCATCATCAACCTGGGCTACACCAGGGACACCAGTGATCCGAAAACTCGTAGCATTagcaacgaggaggaggctcGCTTTgtggccaagctgctggcGGAGATGGAAAAGCATTTGCCGAGCAGACGCTACGGCTACGGGCTGATCTCGCCGTACAGCAGCCAATGCTATGCGCTGAGCCAAGTGCTGCCCAGTCACATgaggctgccaccgccactcaCTGTGGATGCCTATCAGGGCACGGAGAGCGATGTGGTTGTCATTTCGAATGCGCGCACACAAGGCAGCGGCTTCCTCTCCAACTACCAGCGACTCAATGTGGCCGTAACCAGGCCCAAGCGTTGCCTAATCATCTGTGGAAATTTTAGAGATCTTCTG AATGTGCCCATGTGGCGTGACCTGCTGGACGATGCCGGCAAGCGAGGAGTTTACTTTGACTTGAAGCGTGAGGATGTTGCCAATCTGAAAGAATCTTTGATGAGCAAACTGCTGGTGAAACCGCCAGAGAACGAGGAATAG